In Micromonospora sp. LH3U1, one genomic interval encodes:
- a CDS encoding serine hydrolase domain-containing protein, which produces MSVARSKDPDQIGFDPARLARIDEHFGRYVDDGRLAGWQVVVTRRGEVAHSSTYGLRDRESGAPVEADTLWRIYSMTKPVTSVAAMMLWEEGRFELTDEISRWLPEFADLRVYSKGSALKPYTVPAIEPIRVWHLLTHTAGLTYGFMQTSVVDGLYRAAGYDLYPPADVDLASACAAFGELPLLFQPGSAWGYSVATDVLGRLVEVISGQSLDAFFADRIFGPLGMTDTRWWVDGDEAERLAALYVPEPRSGRAVRYDSLGALAFSKPALLSGGGGLISSAADYHRFTQLLLRGGELDGVRLLGPRTVRFMARNHLPGGQDLGTLSTGGFAETTLDGIGFGLGFAVVDDPIPSRVPSSVGEYYWGGVASTAFWVDPAEEITALLFTQLMPSSTYPLRSQLRQLVYAALVD; this is translated from the coding sequence GTGAGTGTGGCTCGGAGCAAGGACCCGGATCAGATCGGTTTCGACCCGGCGCGGTTGGCGCGGATCGACGAGCACTTCGGCCGGTACGTCGACGACGGCCGGCTGGCCGGCTGGCAGGTGGTGGTCACCCGTCGCGGCGAGGTGGCGCACTCCTCGACGTACGGGCTGCGGGACCGGGAGTCGGGCGCACCGGTCGAGGCAGACACGCTCTGGCGGATCTACTCGATGACCAAGCCGGTCACCTCGGTCGCGGCGATGATGCTGTGGGAGGAGGGCCGGTTCGAGCTGACCGACGAGATCAGCCGCTGGCTGCCGGAGTTCGCCGACCTGCGGGTCTACTCCAAGGGGTCGGCGCTCAAGCCGTACACCGTGCCGGCGATCGAGCCGATCCGGGTCTGGCACCTGCTGACCCACACCGCCGGCCTGACGTACGGCTTCATGCAGACCTCGGTGGTCGACGGGCTCTACCGGGCCGCGGGCTACGACCTGTACCCGCCGGCGGACGTCGACCTCGCCAGCGCCTGCGCGGCCTTCGGCGAGCTGCCGCTGCTGTTCCAGCCCGGCTCCGCCTGGGGCTACTCCGTCGCCACCGACGTGCTCGGCCGCCTCGTCGAGGTGATCTCCGGCCAGAGCCTCGACGCGTTCTTCGCCGACCGGATCTTCGGCCCGCTGGGCATGACCGACACCCGTTGGTGGGTGGACGGCGACGAGGCCGAGCGGCTGGCCGCGCTCTACGTACCGGAACCGCGCAGCGGCCGGGCCGTCCGCTACGACAGTCTCGGGGCGCTCGCATTCAGCAAGCCCGCCCTGCTGTCCGGTGGCGGCGGTCTGATCTCCAGCGCCGCCGACTACCACCGCTTCACTCAGTTGCTGCTGCGCGGCGGCGAGTTGGACGGGGTTCGGCTGCTCGGGCCGCGCACGGTGCGGTTCATGGCCCGCAACCATCTGCCCGGGGGTCAGGACCTGGGCACTCTGTCCACCGGCGGCTTCGCCGAGACGACCCTGGACGGGATCGGCTTCGGCCTCGGCTTCGCGGTGGTCGACGACCCGATCCCCAGCCGGGTGCCGAGCAGCGTCGGCGAGTACTACTGGGGTGGGGTGGCCAGCACCGCGTTCTGGGTGGACCCGGCCGAGGAGATCACCGCGCTCCTGTTCACCCAGCTGATGCCGTCGAGCACGTACCCGCTGCGCTCCCAGCTGCGCCAGCTCGTCTACGCCGCCCTGGTCGACTGA
- a CDS encoding pentapeptide repeat-containing protein, with protein sequence MPELTEDVTFRNEDWYGEELTDRHYVGCEFFDVDLTEAVSRGAVFTGCTFGNVLFNASRHVDSAFTRCVFRRCNFFEAEFTGCKLVGSTFVDCDLRPLTVDGGDWSFAALPGADLRGVRLTGVRMREVDLTRANLTGATVTGVDLSGAQLLNVRLGGADLRGSDLTALDPTAVERAGAIVDLEQAVVIAQVLGFRIG encoded by the coding sequence ATGCCGGAGTTGACCGAGGACGTGACCTTTCGCAACGAGGACTGGTACGGCGAGGAGTTGACCGACCGGCACTACGTGGGTTGCGAGTTCTTCGACGTGGACCTGACCGAGGCGGTGAGCCGAGGAGCGGTCTTCACCGGGTGCACGTTCGGCAACGTTCTGTTCAACGCCTCCCGGCACGTCGACTCCGCCTTCACCCGCTGCGTCTTCCGGCGGTGCAACTTCTTCGAGGCCGAGTTCACCGGCTGCAAGCTGGTCGGCAGCACCTTCGTCGACTGCGATCTGCGTCCGTTGACGGTGGACGGCGGTGACTGGTCCTTCGCCGCTCTGCCCGGCGCCGACCTGCGGGGCGTCCGGCTGACCGGGGTGCGGATGCGCGAGGTGGACCTGACCAGGGCCAATCTCACCGGTGCCACAGTCACGGGCGTCGACCTTTCCGGCGCGCAGCTGCTCAACGTCCGGCTTGGCGGCGCCGACCTGCGTGGCAGCGATCTGACCGCGCTCGACCCGACGGCCGTCGAGCGGGCTGGCGCCATCGTCGACCTCGAGCAGGCCGTGGTCATCGCGCAGGTGCTCGGCTTCCGGATCGGCTGA
- the dacB gene encoding D-alanyl-D-alanine carboxypeptidase/D-alanyl-D-alanine endopeptidase — protein sequence MHRRHFPRALALLALVATAATAGAPGATAESPTPATTRLHATIDTILADTRLAGAQASVVVVDTSTGQTLYDRNGDRRLIPASNTKLLTSTAALELLGPGHRFTTDVRATGKRRAGLQSGNLYLRGGGDPTMLAADYDALAAQVAADGIRVITGNLVADDTRYDRTRLGPDWTWDDEPYYYAAQVSALTVAPDTDYDAGTVIVQAAPASRAGAPPVVSTIPPTGYVRVDNRAETVTEGETSISIEREHGGNTVVVTGQIAVGDEPASDWVTVWEPTGYAADVFRAALHRHGVRVLGRTVLGQPTPEAAQPVALHNSMSLGDLMTPFLKLSNNGHAEVLTKEIGRVLTGSGTWTAGLTAISEYVADTGMDTGKLRQRDGSGLSRRNLVPATEFVDLLSAVRAEPWFATWYAALPIAGQPERFVGGTLRSRMAGTPAAGNVHAKTGSLTGVSGLSGYVTTADGRLLAFSILLNNYLTASVKSLEDQIAVALAGYREDGATTARVAPPAVPETPRTPEGVECSWVKPITC from the coding sequence ATGCATCGCCGTCACTTTCCCCGGGCCCTCGCGCTGCTCGCGCTGGTCGCCACCGCGGCCACCGCCGGCGCGCCCGGTGCCACGGCCGAGTCGCCCACCCCGGCGACGACCCGACTGCACGCCACCATCGACACGATTCTCGCCGACACCCGGCTTGCCGGCGCGCAGGCGTCGGTGGTCGTGGTCGACACCAGCACCGGCCAGACGCTCTACGACCGCAACGGTGACCGCCGACTGATTCCGGCCTCCAACACCAAGCTGCTGACCTCGACGGCGGCCCTTGAGCTGCTCGGCCCGGGGCACCGCTTCACCACCGACGTACGAGCCACCGGTAAGCGCCGCGCGGGCCTGCAATCCGGCAACCTCTACCTCCGCGGCGGAGGTGACCCCACCATGCTCGCCGCCGACTACGACGCGCTCGCCGCGCAGGTCGCCGCCGACGGCATCCGGGTGATCACCGGCAATCTGGTCGCCGACGACACCCGCTACGACCGCACCCGGCTCGGCCCCGACTGGACCTGGGACGACGAGCCCTACTACTACGCCGCCCAGGTCTCCGCGCTGACCGTCGCCCCGGACACCGACTACGACGCGGGCACAGTGATCGTGCAGGCCGCCCCGGCCAGCCGGGCCGGCGCACCGCCGGTGGTCAGCACCATTCCACCCACCGGGTACGTCCGCGTCGACAACCGCGCCGAGACGGTCACAGAGGGCGAGACCTCGATCTCGATCGAGCGCGAACACGGCGGCAACACCGTCGTGGTGACCGGCCAGATCGCCGTCGGCGACGAGCCCGCCAGCGACTGGGTGACCGTCTGGGAGCCCACCGGCTACGCCGCCGACGTGTTCCGGGCGGCGCTGCACCGGCACGGCGTCCGGGTGCTCGGCCGGACCGTGCTCGGCCAGCCCACCCCGGAGGCGGCCCAGCCGGTGGCGTTGCACAACTCGATGAGCCTGGGTGATCTGATGACGCCGTTCCTCAAGCTCTCCAACAACGGCCACGCCGAGGTGTTGACCAAGGAGATCGGCCGGGTGCTCACCGGCTCGGGCACCTGGACGGCCGGACTGACCGCGATCAGCGAGTACGTGGCCGACACCGGGATGGACACCGGAAAGCTGCGCCAGCGCGACGGCTCAGGGCTGTCCCGGCGCAATCTGGTCCCCGCGACGGAGTTCGTCGACCTGCTGAGCGCCGTCCGTGCCGAACCGTGGTTCGCCACCTGGTACGCGGCGTTGCCGATCGCCGGGCAACCCGAGCGGTTCGTCGGCGGGACCCTGCGCAGCCGGATGGCCGGCACTCCGGCGGCGGGCAACGTGCACGCCAAGACCGGCAGTCTGACCGGTGTCTCCGGGCTCTCCGGCTACGTCACCACCGCCGACGGCCGGCTGTTGGCGTTCTCCATCCTGCTGAACAACTACCTGACCGCGTCGGTCAAGTCGTTGGAGGATCAGATCGCTGTGGCGCTGGCCGGATACCGCGAGGACGGTGCGACCACGGCGCGGGTGGCACCGCCGGCGGTGCCGGAGACGCCTCGCACCCCGGAGGGCGTCGAGTGCTCGTGGGTCAAGCCGATCACCTGCTGA
- a CDS encoding MIP/aquaporin family protein, with amino-acid sequence MSDFRRYAAEFLGTLLLVFFGVGSAVAARVQGGVVVVALAFGFVMVALVYTIGPLSGSHVNPAVTLGVLLSGKISAIGAVAYWIAQFVGATVAAFVLWALTRWGDVADQTGALGTNGYGAHINRGGAAVLEVILTFLFVLVVLVVTSRSENPGTAGLAIGLALAATQLVGVTLTGAAVNPARAFGPAVFEGGAALRQLWVFIVFPLLGGALAALVAPMVMGAQRHYWGGHEKSVGGPK; translated from the coding sequence ATGAGCGACTTCCGTCGGTACGCGGCTGAGTTCCTCGGCACCCTGCTGCTGGTGTTCTTCGGAGTAGGTAGCGCGGTCGCCGCGCGGGTTCAGGGCGGCGTGGTGGTGGTCGCACTGGCCTTCGGGTTCGTGATGGTCGCCCTCGTCTACACGATCGGCCCACTCTCCGGCAGCCACGTCAATCCGGCGGTGACGCTCGGTGTCTTGCTCTCCGGAAAGATCTCGGCGATCGGTGCGGTGGCGTACTGGATCGCGCAGTTCGTCGGCGCGACCGTGGCCGCCTTCGTGCTCTGGGCGCTGACCCGTTGGGGCGACGTCGCGGACCAGACCGGGGCACTGGGCACGAACGGTTACGGCGCGCACATCAACCGGGGCGGCGCAGCCGTGCTGGAGGTCATTCTGACCTTCCTCTTCGTGCTGGTCGTCCTGGTGGTGACAAGTCGTAGCGAGAATCCGGGCACCGCCGGGCTTGCCATCGGGTTGGCCCTCGCCGCGACCCAACTGGTGGGCGTGACGCTGACCGGCGCGGCCGTCAACCCGGCCCGCGCGTTCGGGCCGGCGGTCTTCGAGGGCGGCGCGGCCCTGCGGCAACTCTGGGTGTTCATCGTCTTCCCGCTGCTCGGCGGGGCGCTCGCCGCGCTTGTCGCACCAATGGTCATGGGGGCGCAGCGGCACTACTGGGGTGGACACGAAAAGTCGGTTGGCGGGCCGAAGTAG
- a CDS encoding NAD(P)-binding domain-containing protein, translated as MDTHSADVVVIGAGQAGLSAGYHLRRTGFLPGSGFVILDGDDGPGGAWQHRWPTLVFDRVHGFHDLPGLPLPPAEPQRPAAEQVSAYFAAYERVFDLPVRRPVRVRAVRSRPDGRLDVHTDRDRWTARALINATGTWTRPFWPHYPGRSSFRGRQLHTADYQGPAEFAGQRVVVVGGGTSAVQLLGEVSTVAASTTWVTRRPPEFTDEKFGPELGRAAVARVDQAVRAGRPPGSVVGVTGLPVTPEVRRLRERGVLDRLPMFERITPDGVVWADGRFVPADVILWCTGFRAAIDHLAPLGLRAPGGGITMDGTRVVADERVHLVGYGPSASTIGANRAGRAAVNDIRAWLAPAAALD; from the coding sequence GTGGACACCCACTCCGCGGACGTCGTGGTGATCGGCGCCGGTCAGGCCGGTCTGAGCGCCGGCTACCACCTGCGCCGCACCGGCTTCCTCCCCGGCAGCGGCTTCGTCATCCTCGACGGCGACGACGGGCCCGGCGGGGCCTGGCAGCATCGCTGGCCGACGCTGGTCTTCGACCGGGTGCACGGTTTTCACGACCTGCCCGGGCTGCCTCTTCCGCCCGCCGAGCCACAGCGCCCCGCAGCCGAGCAGGTGAGCGCCTACTTCGCCGCGTACGAGAGGGTGTTCGACCTGCCGGTGCGGCGGCCGGTGCGGGTCCGCGCGGTGCGCTCCCGCCCGGACGGGCGGCTGGACGTGCACACCGACCGGGACCGTTGGACCGCCCGCGCCCTGATCAACGCGACCGGCACCTGGACCCGGCCGTTCTGGCCGCACTACCCGGGGCGGTCGTCGTTTCGGGGCCGGCAGCTACACACCGCCGACTACCAGGGGCCGGCCGAGTTCGCCGGCCAACGGGTGGTGGTCGTGGGCGGCGGCACCTCGGCCGTGCAGCTGCTCGGTGAGGTCTCCACCGTCGCGGCGTCCACCACCTGGGTGACCCGCCGGCCGCCGGAGTTCACGGACGAGAAGTTCGGTCCGGAGCTGGGCCGTGCCGCAGTGGCCCGGGTGGACCAGGCGGTACGCGCCGGCCGCCCGCCGGGCAGCGTGGTGGGCGTGACCGGGCTGCCGGTCACCCCGGAGGTACGCCGACTGCGTGAACGTGGCGTCCTCGACCGGCTACCCATGTTCGAGCGGATCACACCCGACGGGGTGGTCTGGGCGGACGGGCGGTTCGTGCCGGCGGACGTGATCCTCTGGTGCACCGGCTTCCGGGCGGCCATCGACCATCTCGCCCCGCTGGGCCTGCGCGCGCCGGGCGGCGGTATCACGATGGACGGCACCCGGGTGGTCGCCGACGAGCGGGTTCACCTGGTCGGGTACGGCCCCTCGGCCAGCACGATCGGAGCCAACCGGGCCGGCCGCGCGGCGGTCAACGATATTCGCGCGTGGCTGGCCCCGGCCGCCGCTCTCGACTGA
- a CDS encoding adhesin, with protein sequence MLTMTDNAVLVIRDLANQQDVAQDGGVRIAADTDAGSLTVELVPEPVQGDRVVDNQGARIFLDEDAAELLGDASVDATVDDEGIIQFGFTERQ encoded by the coding sequence ATGCTCACCATGACCGATAACGCCGTGCTCGTCATTCGTGACCTCGCCAATCAGCAGGACGTCGCCCAGGACGGCGGAGTGCGCATCGCCGCCGACACCGACGCCGGCTCGCTGACCGTGGAGTTGGTGCCCGAGCCGGTGCAGGGCGACCGTGTGGTCGACAACCAGGGTGCCCGGATCTTCCTGGACGAGGACGCCGCCGAGTTGCTCGGTGACGCGTCGGTGGACGCCACCGTCGATGACGAGGGCATCATCCAGTTCGGCTTCACCGAGCGGCAGTAG
- a CDS encoding beta family protein — MVPAHGGRAAEPVYRPILASRRGELDALSHLDPAAAALIAPILEIGAIERSTMDTVRRLPPGLLPAVDVSALPDTPEAELTRWGVPLVPVIGLAESDHRLVAHGAAARACGRRALVRLRARQDRAGSDASTAAMERIWRLTALASEECDLLVDAGDVCCPADVRAAEPRVRRLLDWARRHAWRSVTVAAGGMPPTLSRLPTDEPIQLDRWDWQLWQRLADAGVDYGDYGVRPAVPGTGDPGDKLPTVRYTDDGSWWVYRWARRGGRGDDRVADLCRTLVSAPHWPSSGAAFSWGDHELLRRARRGAGAGSAANWAAWSTSHHLAHVLTTLFRPSGDAEPEWRPRSDPPQRGRSRGGMSRRAG, encoded by the coding sequence ATGGTGCCCGCCCACGGGGGCCGGGCAGCGGAACCGGTCTACCGCCCCATCCTCGCCAGCCGACGAGGCGAGCTGGATGCCTTGAGCCACCTCGACCCCGCAGCGGCCGCCCTGATCGCCCCGATCCTGGAGATCGGCGCGATCGAACGATCCACCATGGACACCGTTCGGCGGCTGCCACCCGGGCTGCTGCCGGCCGTCGACGTCAGCGCTCTGCCCGACACCCCTGAGGCGGAACTGACCCGGTGGGGCGTACCGCTGGTGCCGGTGATCGGGCTCGCGGAGAGCGACCACCGGCTGGTCGCGCACGGCGCAGCGGCGCGCGCGTGCGGTCGCCGTGCGTTGGTCCGTCTGCGGGCCCGCCAGGACCGGGCTGGATCGGACGCGAGCACCGCCGCCATGGAACGGATCTGGCGACTGACCGCCCTCGCCTCCGAGGAGTGTGACCTGCTGGTGGACGCGGGGGACGTGTGCTGCCCGGCTGACGTTCGGGCGGCCGAGCCCCGGGTACGCCGCCTTCTGGACTGGGCGCGCCGGCACGCCTGGCGGTCGGTGACGGTCGCGGCGGGCGGGATGCCACCGACGCTGTCCCGGCTGCCCACCGACGAGCCGATCCAGCTCGATCGCTGGGACTGGCAGCTCTGGCAACGGCTGGCCGACGCCGGGGTCGACTACGGCGACTACGGCGTCCGCCCGGCCGTGCCCGGCACCGGTGACCCCGGCGACAAACTGCCCACCGTGCGGTACACCGACGACGGCAGCTGGTGGGTCTACCGCTGGGCGCGCCGGGGCGGCAGGGGCGACGACCGGGTAGCCGACCTGTGCCGCACGCTGGTGTCGGCCCCGCACTGGCCGAGCTCCGGCGCGGCCTTCTCCTGGGGCGACCACGAGCTGCTGCGCCGGGCTCGCAGGGGCGCCGGTGCCGGCTCGGCCGCCAACTGGGCGGCGTGGAGCACCTCGCACCACCTGGCGCACGTGCTGACCACGCTGTTTCGACCGAGCGGTGACGCCGAGCCCGAGTGGCGGCCGAGGTCGGACCCACCGCAACGGGGACGGTCGCGCGGCGGCATGAGCCGCCGCGCGGGCTGA
- a CDS encoding sulfotransferase domain-containing protein, whose amino-acid sequence MLTPAHRYRSEDEDSARWIGFPFRDGDIVISTRSKSGTTWMQMICALLVLGTPELPAPLTVLSPWLDWLAEPQDAVYDRLAAQPHRRFIKTHTPLDGVPLDPRVHYVVVARHPLDMAVSLYHQAGNLDRVRLAELTGQPAPTGPSRARQPVEQWLPSWIDREVHPRAELDSLPGVMAHLSDAWARRHEPNVELVHYDDLLADLDGEMRRLAGRWGITVSPERWPELVEAATFGRMRERADRLAPDTLGVLRDRRAFFRQGGSGQGRNLLDASAQARYLERTAELAPPDLLTWLHR is encoded by the coding sequence ATGCTCACGCCAGCTCATCGATACCGGTCCGAAGACGAGGACAGCGCCCGGTGGATCGGATTCCCGTTCCGCGACGGCGACATCGTGATCAGCACCCGGTCCAAGAGCGGCACCACCTGGATGCAGATGATCTGCGCGCTCCTGGTGCTGGGCACTCCGGAGTTGCCGGCGCCGCTGACCGTGCTGTCGCCCTGGCTGGATTGGTTGGCCGAGCCGCAGGACGCCGTGTACGACCGGCTTGCCGCGCAGCCACACCGGCGGTTCATCAAGACGCACACCCCGCTTGACGGGGTGCCGCTCGACCCTCGGGTGCACTACGTGGTGGTGGCCCGGCACCCGCTGGACATGGCGGTTTCCCTCTACCACCAGGCCGGCAACCTGGACCGGGTGCGCCTCGCCGAGCTGACCGGCCAGCCCGCCCCGACCGGGCCGTCCCGGGCACGCCAACCGGTGGAGCAGTGGCTGCCGAGCTGGATCGACCGGGAGGTGCACCCGCGCGCCGAACTGGATTCGCTGCCCGGGGTGATGGCGCACCTGAGCGACGCCTGGGCCCGCCGGCACGAGCCGAACGTCGAGTTGGTGCACTACGACGACCTGCTGGCCGACCTGGACGGTGAGATGCGCCGGCTCGCCGGCCGGTGGGGCATCACGGTCTCTCCCGAGCGCTGGCCCGAGCTGGTCGAGGCGGCCACCTTCGGTCGGATGCGGGAGCGCGCCGACCGGCTCGCCCCGGACACGCTCGGCGTGCTGCGTGACCGTCGGGCGTTCTTCCGCCAGGGCGGCTCGGGGCAGGGGCGCAACCTGCTGGACGCTTCCGCGCAGGCTCGCTACCTGGAGCGGACGGCGGAGCTGGCCCCGCCTGACCTGCTCACCTGGCTGCACCGCTAG
- a CDS encoding cupin domain-containing protein — MEHFTIATVAEQSPDFRRVLWTGEHSQLVIMTIPADGEIGEEVHEGIDQILTFVSGVGEARVAGSKRKVVAGDLVVVPAGTKHNFVNTGPNPLVLYTVYGPPEHADKAVHKTKKEADAAEAAGKDEPPTE, encoded by the coding sequence ATGGAGCATTTCACGATCGCGACTGTCGCCGAACAGAGTCCGGATTTCCGGCGGGTGCTGTGGACCGGTGAGCACAGCCAGTTGGTCATCATGACCATCCCAGCGGATGGAGAGATCGGCGAGGAGGTGCACGAGGGCATCGACCAGATCCTGACCTTCGTCAGTGGCGTCGGTGAAGCCCGGGTTGCCGGTTCGAAGCGGAAGGTCGTCGCGGGCGACCTGGTGGTGGTGCCGGCGGGCACCAAGCACAACTTCGTCAACACCGGCCCCAACCCCCTGGTGCTGTACACCGTCTACGGGCCGCCGGAGCACGCCGACAAGGCCGTACACAAGACCAAGAAAGAGGCCGACGCGGCCGAGGCGGCGGGCAAGGACGAGCCACCGACCGAGTGA